Proteins from one Candidatus Omnitrophota bacterium genomic window:
- a CDS encoding aminoacetone oxidase family FAD-binding enzyme — protein MGSPERFEVAVLGGGAAGIAAAIAAARGGKSVVICEHMPRLGKKILASGNGRCNLLNENLSEKFYNTAAQPLVKNVFAKFGRRDILDFFERLGLKTYSDSGRIFPATNQSSSVLKVLEMELRRLAVSVELNFKVTDITSGKDGFLLSSGVGRRIASRSLVIAAGGRSYPALGSDGASYKFAEQFGHKVIVPVPAAVALMTKDRICHLLQGQKISASAKAIIGGKISAEAAGEVLFTKYGLSGTAILDISRDISVAINRFGNKGVKIAIDMVPFIKENDLASELKARMEKKYLPEEMIAGILPNKFGGAFADALKLQDASAIAKIFKSKDFVITGTRGWNEADFTAGGIATGEVDVTTLESKFKKGLYFAGEILDVDGCRGGYNLAWAWASGHLAGASA, from the coding sequence GTGGGCTCACCTGAAAGGTTTGAAGTTGCGGTGCTGGGCGGTGGTGCCGCCGGTATAGCGGCGGCGATAGCGGCGGCGAGAGGCGGAAAGTCCGTCGTGATCTGTGAACACATGCCGCGCCTCGGCAAAAAGATACTTGCGTCGGGCAATGGCCGGTGCAACCTTCTCAATGAAAATCTCTCCGAAAAGTTTTATAATACCGCGGCGCAACCCCTTGTAAAAAACGTATTCGCAAAATTCGGCCGGCGCGACATCCTGGATTTTTTTGAACGCCTGGGTCTTAAGACATATTCCGATTCCGGCCGCATATTTCCCGCAACAAACCAATCATCATCGGTGCTGAAAGTACTCGAAATGGAGTTGAGGCGCCTCGCCGTATCCGTCGAGCTCAATTTTAAGGTTACCGATATTACATCCGGCAAAGATGGATTTCTTCTCTCTTCCGGCGTAGGTCGCAGGATTGCGTCCCGCTCGCTTGTTATCGCCGCCGGCGGCAGATCGTACCCTGCGTTAGGCTCGGACGGGGCTTCTTATAAATTCGCGGAGCAATTCGGCCATAAGGTGATTGTGCCTGTGCCCGCCGCGGTTGCTCTGATGACTAAAGACCGGATATGCCATCTCCTTCAGGGACAGAAGATATCTGCGAGCGCGAAGGCTATTATAGGTGGAAAGATTTCAGCCGAGGCGGCAGGAGAAGTTTTGTTTACGAAATACGGCCTTTCCGGCACGGCAATACTCGATATAAGCCGGGATATTTCGGTGGCGATAAACAGGTTTGGGAATAAGGGTGTGAAGATTGCGATAGACATGGTTCCATTTATCAAAGAAAACGACTTGGCTTCAGAGCTGAAGGCAAGGATGGAAAAGAAATATCTACCGGAAGAGATGATCGCGGGGATACTGCCGAATAAGTTTGGCGGAGCGTTTGCGGATGCTCTAAAACTACAGGACGCTTCGGCTATAGCTAAAATATTCAAATCGAAAGATTTCGTCATCACAGGTACCAGGGGCTGGAACGAGGCTGATTTTACGGCCGGCGGTATCGCAACCGGAGAAGTTGACGTAACGACGTTAGAATCGAAGTTTAAAAAAGGGTTATACTTTGCCGGCGAGATATTGGATGTGGATGGATGCCGCGGCGGATACAACCTGGCCTGGGCCTGGGCGTCCGGCCATTTGGCGGGGGCGAGCGCGTGA
- the efp gene encoding elongation factor P, which yields MKASELKKGMIIKDGANFFMVVEMEHRTPGNLRAIYQAVIKNILTGQTLNKRYSPSDSVEKADLESKKVQYLYRDSSGFHFMDLENYESLCITDEMIGSAKDYLKENLEASLLYHEHRPITIEMPVSVALKIVESAPGAKGDTSGKAMKPAKLETGITVNVPLFIDEGEMILIDTRTGDYLGRA from the coding sequence GTGAAAGCATCGGAATTAAAAAAAGGCATGATCATTAAAGACGGCGCGAATTTTTTCATGGTCGTCGAGATGGAACACAGGACACCGGGGAATTTGCGAGCCATATATCAGGCAGTGATCAAGAATATTTTAACAGGTCAGACGCTCAATAAACGCTATAGCCCCTCGGACTCGGTCGAGAAAGCCGATCTCGAATCCAAGAAAGTGCAGTATCTTTACCGTGACAGTTCCGGGTTCCATTTCATGGATCTGGAAAATTACGAATCCCTTTGCATTACCGACGAGATGATAGGTTCCGCGAAAGATTATCTTAAAGAGAATCTCGAGGCGTCGTTGCTTTATCACGAGCATAGGCCGATCACGATAGAAATGCCGGTAAGTGTGGCGCTGAAGATCGTGGAGTCGGCCCCGGGAGCCAAGGGCGACACTTCCGGCAAAGCGATGAAGCCGGCGAAGCTTGAGACGGGTATTACGGTCAATGTCCCGCTCTTTATCGACGAAGGGGAGATGATCTTAATCGATACGCGTACGGGCGATTATCTTGGGAGAGCGTAA
- a CDS encoding Hsp20/alpha crystallin family protein, with the protein MKRVALGVVFLMAVAVSVCAEPTEPSTVENEYQQLDRLRAEITRARRELDRFMKDIAVPYADMDKAGGVFGQEVRVDVSQDANDVIVKADLPGMSKDKIEITLEKDRMLKISGSRDVVTKEESPGVVRQERMSGRFERLLELPAECESQGIRATYKEGVLEIVLPKKKGGKEEAVKVKVQ; encoded by the coding sequence ATGAAGAGGGTAGCGCTGGGGGTCGTATTCCTTATGGCTGTTGCGGTATCGGTGTGCGCTGAGCCCACTGAGCCCAGTACCGTTGAAAATGAGTATCAGCAATTGGACCGGTTGCGCGCGGAAATTACCCGCGCAAGACGGGAGTTGGACCGGTTCATGAAGGATATTGCCGTGCCTTATGCGGACATGGATAAGGCAGGAGGCGTCTTTGGTCAAGAAGTGCGCGTCGATGTAAGTCAAGACGCGAATGATGTGATAGTCAAGGCCGACCTTCCGGGTATGAGCAAAGACAAAATAGAGATCACGCTGGAGAAAGACCGGATGCTTAAGATATCCGGATCGCGCGATGTAGTTACTAAAGAGGAGAGTCCGGGGGTCGTCAGGCAGGAGCGGATGAGTGGACGGTTTGAGCGTTTACTTGAACTTCCGGCCGAATGCGAAAGCCAGGGGATAAGAGCAACTTATAAAGAAGGAGTCCTCGAAATAGTTCTGCCGAAAAAGAAGGGCGGAAAAGAAGAGGCTGTAAAAGTAAAAGTACAGTGA
- a CDS encoding NAD(P)/FAD-dependent oxidoreductase, whose product MKNYDVAVIGAGAAGTMAAIRAGQLKKKVILIERNDSIGRKILITGKGRCNITNLTDVGHFVEKFGKQGEFLRTAFYAFSSEDLMDFFRSLGLETKVERQGRVFPVTDKARSVVEALHKALAVSCVEVLYGTRITEIAKDKDAFKLFSEDGREFGASSVIVATGGASYKTTGSTGDGFVMAERMGHKIVPLTPALVPLTVRDEWIKEFQGVALEHIKIVFEYGNKRLASEVGELMFTHFGVSGPLILDLSGKVTDILKEHKTVALFIDLKPGLRDEQLESKLLYKFKIKGNVILKNLMKDILPQRLVDRYLKMVGLKGEIKANQVTQEQRRIMIQTLKRFPLTISGSLAIEEAMVTAGGVSTKDINPRTMESKVVPGIYFAGELIEGSAASGGYNLQQAFSTGYLAGEKAADA is encoded by the coding sequence GTGAAAAATTACGATGTAGCGGTGATAGGCGCAGGAGCGGCCGGGACCATGGCCGCGATAAGAGCCGGACAGCTCAAGAAGAAAGTTATTCTTATTGAGCGCAATGACTCCATTGGGCGAAAGATACTCATCACCGGAAAAGGCAGATGCAATATCACCAACCTTACCGATGTCGGCCATTTCGTGGAAAAATTCGGCAAACAGGGGGAATTTTTACGAACCGCATTTTATGCATTTTCGAGCGAGGACCTTATGGATTTTTTCAGATCTTTAGGGCTCGAGACGAAGGTGGAGCGCCAGGGCAGAGTATTTCCGGTAACCGATAAGGCCAGGTCTGTGGTCGAAGCTCTGCATAAAGCGCTTGCCGTATCGTGCGTCGAGGTTCTTTACGGCACACGCATTACGGAGATCGCGAAGGATAAGGATGCGTTTAAACTTTTTTCGGAAGACGGCCGCGAGTTCGGCGCATCGAGCGTGATCGTGGCTACCGGCGGCGCTTCTTACAAAACGACCGGGTCTACGGGAGACGGATTCGTAATGGCTGAGCGGATGGGGCACAAAATAGTCCCGCTTACGCCCGCGCTCGTTCCTCTTACTGTCCGTGATGAGTGGATCAAAGAGTTCCAGGGGGTGGCGCTGGAGCACATAAAGATCGTTTTTGAGTACGGCAATAAGCGGTTAGCTTCCGAGGTGGGAGAGTTGATGTTTACGCATTTCGGAGTTTCCGGCCCGCTGATACTCGATCTGAGCGGAAAGGTGACGGATATTCTGAAAGAACATAAAACGGTAGCGCTTTTTATCGACCTCAAACCCGGCCTGCGGGATGAGCAGTTGGAAAGTAAGCTATTATACAAATTCAAAATAAAAGGCAATGTCATTCTAAAGAACCTGATGAAGGATATACTACCGCAACGGTTAGTGGATAGGTATTTAAAAATGGTGGGATTAAAAGGTGAAATCAAGGCGAACCAGGTTACTCAGGAACAAAGGCGCATAATGATACAGACATTAAAACGTTTTCCGCTTACAATATCCGGATCCCTGGCGATCGAAGAGGCGATGGTTACCGCCGGAGGCGTGTCGACCAAAGATATAAATCCGCGCACGATGGAATCGAAAGTTGTTCCGGGCATATACTTCGCGGGCGAGCTCATCGAAGGATCGGCCGCAAGCGGCGGATACAATCTTCAGCAGGCATTTTCGACGGGTTATTTAGCGGGAGAGAAGGCGGCAGATGCGTAA
- a CDS encoding energy transducer TonB has product MSYKTFKACAAIIVAAYFILYSQNIFAQAINTKDGPGPGSVSIRDDMKSYEIICTEHAKEYAEYYRMLKDRIVRKLRSNYKVNYAPGDVDMYFVLNRDGALIRMDIDIEKSVNDKRLIDIAILSVQQASPFPAFPKELDAAKMPFELTISFKKE; this is encoded by the coding sequence ATGAGCTACAAAACATTTAAAGCTTGTGCGGCTATTATAGTCGCCGCGTATTTTATTCTATATTCGCAGAATATTTTCGCCCAGGCCATCAATACTAAAGATGGCCCGGGCCCAGGTTCGGTGAGCATAAGAGATGATATGAAGTCGTATGAGATCATCTGCACGGAACACGCGAAAGAATATGCGGAATACTACCGAATGCTTAAGGATAGAATAGTTCGAAAGCTGAGAAGTAATTACAAAGTTAATTATGCGCCCGGCGATGTGGATATGTACTTTGTGCTCAACCGGGATGGGGCATTAATAAGAATGGATATTGATATCGAGAAATCTGTAAATGATAAACGCCTGATCGACATTGCCATTTTGAGCGTACAGCAGGCGTCGCCCTTTCCGGCGTTTCCGAAAGAGCTGGACGCGGCAAAGATGCCGTTTGAGCTTACCATCTCCTTCAAAAAAGAGTGA
- a CDS encoding Maf family protein yields MRKIILASKSKARQKLLRQIGLKFSVVGSAATEESVLKGRCEDLVIENALSKACEVASRFDSGVVIGADTVVLVGRRIIGKPKTMRDARAALKILSKKPQWVYTGVAVIDIDSGRAYTDYEKTKVYMYPLTDTQIMSYFKKISPFEKAGSFDVQGPGSIFIDRIEGCFYNVVGLPLAKLAKIFRRIGVEIF; encoded by the coding sequence ATGCGTAAGATAATTCTGGCGTCAAAATCGAAGGCCAGGCAGAAACTTCTTCGGCAGATAGGGTTGAAGTTCAGCGTCGTTGGCTCCGCGGCGACGGAAGAGAGCGTGCTTAAAGGCCGCTGTGAGGATCTGGTGATCGAGAATGCTCTATCCAAAGCCTGTGAAGTCGCTTCCAGATTCGATTCCGGCGTGGTGATAGGCGCCGATACTGTGGTTCTCGTAGGCAGGCGCATAATCGGTAAACCGAAGACCATGCGTGATGCGCGCGCGGCGCTTAAGATTCTGTCGAAGAAGCCGCAATGGGTTTACACAGGGGTTGCTGTTATCGATATAGATAGCGGCAGGGCGTACACCGATTACGAAAAAACAAAAGTTTATATGTATCCATTGACAGACACCCAGATAATGAGTTACTTTAAGAAGATATCGCCGTTTGAAAAAGCGGGGTCGTTTGACGTGCAGGGGCCGGGGTCGATATTCATCGACCGTATCGAAGGCTGTTTCTATAATGTCGTGGGCCTGCCTCTTGCGAAACTCGCGAAGATTTTTCGCAGGATAGGGGTAGAGATTTTTTGA
- a CDS encoding carbohydrate binding domain-containing protein, with protein sequence MRNKNIIMAICGMVILSAPGIVCAAKVDEVASVTGSATISLNPQAMLDDFERAAAVNTWNCRTGTYTSASTASCLESYVNDSNAYSGYSLKLAYNVSASDTYAGYYSKLGSQSISAYTTISFWVKGASGGEFFKVELKNTGTNADTNTASVYITDYLDGGVTTEWQYVTIPLYNFTNISDWTSGLEFCITFENSQSVANGSATAGVVYIDNITFGNAAVNNVRIGKFGSRLGRCSLGGNIGDMPNAYATVPWARHAVTNEQYNSSPYSMLSEYDVTSGDQWAGQYMIFGGGATGWVAVPHNFSAFNFISFYVKARSPAENPLIMKIELSDSASSKYYILGGITTSWQFVKIPLTSITSDGSAKGTVLDETTIKQLSFVFEKWRIYYAWNMSASAAYAGAVYIDDIQLTKT encoded by the coding sequence ATGCGCAATAAAAATATCATAATGGCTATTTGCGGGATGGTTATATTATCCGCGCCGGGGATTGTTTGTGCGGCCAAGGTTGATGAGGTCGCGAGTGTAACCGGTTCAGCCACTATCAGCCTCAATCCTCAGGCTATGCTCGATGATTTCGAGCGCGCCGCGGCTGTGAATACCTGGAACTGTCGTACAGGCACTTATACTTCTGCCAGCACCGCAAGCTGTTTAGAGTCCTACGTAAACGATTCCAATGCTTATTCAGGATATTCTCTTAAACTGGCTTACAATGTAAGCGCGTCGGATACTTATGCCGGTTACTATTCCAAACTCGGATCGCAAAGCATAAGCGCTTACACGACGATATCCTTCTGGGTTAAGGGCGCCTCCGGCGGCGAATTCTTTAAGGTTGAATTAAAAAATACGGGCACGAATGCCGATACGAACACCGCGTCGGTGTACATTACCGATTATCTGGATGGCGGGGTTACGACCGAATGGCAATATGTCACCATTCCGTTGTACAATTTTACCAATATAAGCGATTGGACCTCAGGCCTCGAATTTTGCATAACCTTCGAGAATTCTCAGAGTGTCGCTAATGGTAGCGCTACGGCAGGAGTCGTTTATATCGATAATATTACCTTTGGTAACGCCGCTGTAAATAATGTGCGGATCGGAAAATTCGGAAGCCGGCTTGGCAGATGCTCCCTGGGCGGGAATATAGGCGATATGCCCAATGCATATGCTACAGTTCCGTGGGCGAGACATGCTGTTACCAATGAGCAATATAATAGCTCGCCATACTCGATGCTATCGGAATACGACGTGACCAGCGGCGATCAGTGGGCCGGGCAGTATATGATATTCGGCGGCGGCGCTACGGGCTGGGTCGCGGTTCCGCATAATTTCAGCGCGTTTAATTTTATCTCTTTTTACGTAAAGGCCAGATCTCCTGCCGAGAACCCGCTTATCATGAAGATAGAGTTATCCGACAGCGCCAGCAGTAAATATTACATATTGGGCGGCATTACGACATCCTGGCAGTTCGTGAAAATACCGCTTACAAGCATTACCAGTGATGGTAGCGCTAAAGGCACCGTTTTGGATGAGACTACGATAAAACAGCTCAGTTTTGTTTTTGAAAAGTGGCGTATATATTACGCGTGGAATATGTCCGCCTCAGCCGCGTACGCAGGAGCGGTTTATATCGACGACATCCAGCTTACAAAAACATAA
- a CDS encoding DUF2934 domain-containing protein: protein MGSKKTLNNFREKQIRKLAYYRYLDGGCTNGKDLEDWHVCTKWWPWNWLWDKVPKKTLIVIILILSGLIFYDMPATKILYYALPAQIKEPLSQSQSMLLNYNISPEFYAKNLAPIMREFRYPLFVDFMDRVMFHLKYFRKVRPFVITHQSIYSHIYFKDGGANYSLIPFITLKNIGNATAIITSVNIQAINELKTDITYPQFDRILPIELFPNEELILFYGQEMPPSKFKSNVEILYKDLKESTYKNNNVRNFFRTFSKKIVS, encoded by the coding sequence ATGGGGAGTAAGAAAACATTGAATAACTTTAGAGAAAAACAGATACGTAAATTAGCCTATTATCGATATTTAGACGGAGGCTGTACTAATGGTAAAGATTTAGAAGATTGGCATGTTTGTACTAAATGGTGGCCATGGAATTGGTTGTGGGATAAAGTTCCAAAGAAAACTCTGATCGTAATAATTCTTATTTTATCAGGGCTAATTTTTTATGATATGCCGGCTACCAAGATATTATATTATGCTTTACCCGCTCAAATAAAAGAACCGCTTAGTCAAAGTCAATCCATGTTGTTGAATTACAATATATCGCCGGAATTTTATGCCAAAAACTTAGCCCCCATCATGAGGGAATTTAGGTATCCGTTATTCGTTGATTTTATGGACAGGGTCATGTTTCATCTTAAATATTTTAGAAAGGTACGCCCTTTTGTTATTACTCACCAATCCATATATTCTCATATCTATTTTAAAGACGGTGGCGCTAATTATTCATTAATTCCATTTATTACGCTAAAAAATATTGGCAATGCTACTGCTATTATAACGTCTGTAAATATTCAAGCGATTAATGAGCTTAAAACAGATATTACGTATCCACAATTTGATCGTATTTTGCCAATAGAGTTGTTTCCGAACGAAGAACTAATATTGTTTTATGGCCAAGAGATGCCGCCATCAAAATTTAAATCTAATGTCGAGATACTTTATAAAGATTTAAAAGAAAGCACCTATAAGAATAACAATGTAAGAAATTTCTTTAGGACATTCAGCAAAAAGATAGTAAGCTAG
- a CDS encoding TonB-dependent receptor, whose amino-acid sequence MKKILMCLAISIVVANIAFADENKREENLLEKFFEAAMTPMETVLGPVVDLGQIIITPTKNAEKLGAASLSVTPINVEDAVKNGQIKVEEALRNVSGADVVENGTNGPTSVFIRGANSNHTLVLLDGVKLYNPISTNGAFDFTDLTLDNLERIEVLRGSQSALYGSDAMGGVINIETKKCETNFVNASFESGSYYTTNESFAMGAHVNRLHYTFGGSQFNTKGISQAEAKNNNPEIDPYDRTSFSARLDYDITDRLTAGGTFRYTLSHFKYDNFGVDYPNLHASHENYIFTHYIEQELFDWWKYKINMGWMVNFNRDFDDIGGPNTNYQRDNYFGKSFTVDYQNTFKILDFDRIVIGYNHMEELGHSYYNIVNPSSFLDSVSNMPKATARNEAFYLENRFNYKDRLTATQGMRVDDHSYAGTHVTYKIDGSYLLPSATKIRGSVSTGFKAPTLYQLNAPSDPYFGGGNPNLKSETSFSYEYGLDQYLIGEKLTASVVYFQNRFENLIDTTTDPVTWYTSQYMNISKAYTYGVESELKFKAYDKLSGEISYTWMQTKDLSTDSELLRRAKNKVKAQLRWIVFPRFETNVIVRYTGPRMDTGQNKLKQYTTVDLTLNYELTKNFTAFVNIKNLFNKHYEEVRLYGEPGINAYGGVRAKF is encoded by the coding sequence ATGAAGAAGATTTTGATGTGTTTGGCAATCAGTATTGTTGTTGCAAATATCGCGTTTGCAGATGAAAATAAAAGAGAGGAAAATCTGTTAGAGAAATTTTTTGAAGCCGCGATGACTCCTATGGAAACAGTGCTTGGCCCGGTTGTTGATTTGGGGCAAATCATTATAACGCCTACCAAAAATGCAGAAAAACTGGGAGCGGCTTCATTATCTGTCACGCCCATTAACGTAGAGGATGCGGTAAAAAACGGCCAGATAAAGGTTGAGGAGGCGCTACGAAACGTTTCCGGAGCAGACGTTGTCGAGAATGGCACCAATGGGCCAACATCTGTATTTATCCGTGGAGCCAATTCCAATCACACGCTTGTCCTGCTGGATGGCGTTAAATTATATAATCCGATCTCAACCAATGGCGCTTTTGATTTTACCGACTTGACTCTGGATAATCTTGAAAGGATAGAAGTTTTGCGCGGATCGCAAAGTGCCTTGTACGGTTCGGACGCAATGGGGGGTGTCATAAACATAGAAACTAAAAAGTGCGAAACTAATTTTGTCAACGCCTCATTCGAAAGCGGTTCGTACTATACCACTAACGAATCTTTTGCTATGGGCGCACATGTTAATCGGTTGCATTATACGTTTGGCGGGTCACAATTCAATACCAAGGGGATCTCGCAAGCTGAAGCGAAAAATAATAATCCGGAAATAGACCCGTACGACAGGACATCCTTCTCGGCCAGGCTTGATTATGACATAACTGACAGGCTGACCGCCGGAGGAACTTTTCGATATACGCTGTCTCATTTTAAGTACGATAATTTTGGAGTGGACTATCCAAACCTTCATGCCAGCCATGAAAATTATATCTTTACGCATTATATCGAGCAGGAATTATTCGATTGGTGGAAGTATAAAATAAACATGGGATGGATGGTTAATTTTAATCGCGATTTCGATGATATCGGCGGTCCAAACACGAACTATCAAAGGGATAATTATTTTGGAAAGTCTTTCACCGTTGATTATCAGAATACGTTTAAAATATTGGATTTTGACCGTATCGTAATAGGATACAATCATATGGAAGAATTGGGTCATAGTTATTATAACATTGTTAACCCGTCTTCTTTTCTCGATTCAGTAAGCAATATGCCAAAAGCTACCGCGAGAAACGAGGCTTTTTATCTCGAAAATAGGTTTAATTACAAAGACAGGCTTACCGCTACTCAGGGGATGAGGGTCGATGATCACTCATATGCCGGTACTCATGTGACGTATAAGATCGACGGATCTTATTTATTGCCAAGCGCTACGAAAATACGCGGTAGCGTATCAACGGGTTTTAAGGCTCCCACGCTATATCAGTTAAACGCGCCGTCAGATCCTTATTTTGGCGGGGGGAACCCAAACCTGAAATCAGAAACAAGCTTTTCTTATGAATATGGTTTAGATCAATACTTAATTGGTGAAAAACTCACCGCGTCAGTAGTCTATTTTCAGAATAGGTTTGAGAACCTTATAGACACTACAACCGATCCGGTTACCTGGTACACGTCGCAGTATATGAATATAAGCAAGGCGTATACGTACGGCGTGGAATCAGAGTTAAAATTTAAGGCTTATGACAAATTAAGCGGTGAAATATCGTATACCTGGATGCAGACAAAAGATCTTAGCACTGATTCAGAACTTTTACGCAGGGCAAAAAACAAGGTCAAGGCACAGCTAAGATGGATTGTATTCCCCAGATTCGAAACGAACGTGATAGTGCGGTATACCGGCCCCAGAATGGATACCGGGCAAAATAAATTGAAACAGTATACAACGGTAGACTTGACGCTGAATTACGAGTTAACCAAAAACTTTACAGCTTTTGTAAACATAAAGAACCTGTTCAATAAACATTATGAAGAGGTCAGATTGTACGGAGAGCCCGGGATAAATGCTTATGGAGGCGTAAGGGCAAAATTTTAG